TATCCAGTTCCACTGGTTTTACTGTTCACTGACATCCATGATGACTATTTTACAGAATGAGATCGACTCCAGATCTCGTTGACCAAGAGACTCGGACCGTTCAGAGAGAGAAATATATTTGAACAGTtaaaatttttgggtttttatgaAGTGTGCCTGTAAGATAAGCTAATGAAGGCCGTGTGATTGAAATTGAGTGATCAATCCGCGGACTCCAAACACATAATCTGGAGTTGATCTCAATCCCTATTTTCCCACCTTTTTCTACCTTCCCAAGATTTTCTCACAGGAACAGATATTGTGAAGTTGTTCAATTGTTAAAATTTACAGTTCACAAAATTGTAAAcggaaaccaaaccaaacaacaAATGTTACATTTTCCATTGTGACAAATCCCAAATGTTTCTTTGTCTACTTATGTCTGTTCCCAACAACCATGACTTCCAATTTGTATATATAGTTTCAGAACCCATCTTATTCCCTAGCTTACGGAGTAGGATTTTTTCCTCCCTCATTGCCTTCCCTCCGgtcccctcctttctctctctctctctctctcctcttggtatttctctctacaaagaggtAATACAAAATATCGATATGGCTTAATTATGAgcgttcaaataaaaaaagaccggaaagaagaaaaaatggaaggaaagagAATCTGAATCTCTAGTTTAATTTCTTgttaaaaatatgaaaacatattgaatttttattatatattgaatTATGTGTGTTTCTACGTACATTCTAAAGTATGAATTTTTTATACatctaaagtaaaaaaaaaatatgtgtggAAGATCCAGGCACGTGGTATTGCATGATACAATGCAATTTTAATGTTTACTAGTACGAATTAGGCAGATGTTGGGGGAATGTTTAAACAGACAATCATGTGACACTCAAATATTTAATTTGATTCAGTTGTAAGTAATTGTCACCAAAGATATCACATTATAAATAATACTTCATCACATTACTATCCCTCAAGAAGCACAAGAGGTATCGCGatcaactttttttttggggggaaaTGATTTTCAGTGCACCTTTGCTTTCtgtcttttaatttctttttattttgtttgattcaaaaaaattgaaaaaaaaaaaaatgtacatgaaaaaaaaattgtgaatagGGGAAATTCATGGAGAGGAAAGTCATTATATAGCTTTAACCGTATTTAacaacaattttgttttttgtttttgttttcattctctTTGTGTCAGTGCTAGAAGGGAAAttcagagagaaaggagagataAAGAACGGGGAGAAAGACGTAGAAGAAATTTTACGAAGGCATacgaaatgaaaactaaaaacaattttaagtaGTTTTTACTTTCAAGATTTTTCTTACGTTCATTCTTCCTTATTTCTTTCCCTCTCTCCCTTACCCTTCTTTACCTTTCCTTTCTTTCATACTCAATACCTCAAGCACaaaaagtaaaaagtaaaaacaaaacaattacCAAACGAACTTCTTAATTAGCAAGTGAATAAAAGTAGGTAGCTGAGAATATTAGATGAGCTATATAGGACCAAAGTCTTTGCGCTTTCAAGTGACATgaagttgaaagaaaataaagcaTGGGATTCCAGATCGTCACAACTaagctgagagagagagaggtaatgAAAAAAGCTACTACAAGTATGAAGTTATGAATGGTGGTATTAAATTCAGGTATAGTAGCATGAGAAATACATGCATATAGCATAGACAAAGACAGTTGCTTGCTATCCTTGTATTTATGATAGTCCCGTTATGCGTAAGGCACATGCCTCCTTTACAGAACTTGTCCTGTTTCAAGTTTACATGAAATATTTGTAATATAAGCATACCACACAGCAGGCCACAATGAATTCCTCTCGTCGCCATCATCGTCTTCATGCTCCACTTTACCCTACCATGAGGAtcgatgaggaggaggaggagaaggagccCCCCCCCCCTCCTTTCTCCATATTTATTCATATGAATTCGTATCTGAATTTTGCTTATGATGGGCAAGTATGTTGAGTCGCAAACTCAAATGCATTActcacacacgcacacatacaAATGTACCGACCACATAAACCTATATATGCATTTTAATTAATCGTTGTATGAGTAAGAAGCAGTAAGTATGATTAATTAGTTAGTGAGCTAGGGAACGTAAGAAAATGCGACTCTGCCTAATGAGTCTCACGTCAGAAACCTGAACTAGTTACATACAAATTATATTGGATGGTTTCACTTCTAATTTAATAAAGTAaactttttgtgaaaaaatgtCGCACTTATTGGTTTTGACATGGAGTAATAATTAGTAGTGTACTGTTGGACCGTTCCTTTAAAATCTTAACATGTTAGTTCGTATATATTTGTCACAATTCGATAGAGTATCTATCAtgaaataaattagggtttaagaAGTTAGAAAACGCATATGGACGTCGGTACTAAAgctaagagagagagaaaccctaagaaaaagaaagaatagcCATTTCACAAAAAGGAAGCAAGACAGTGAAAGTCACTGGAAAGAGAGCCCATTCAGGATAATAGCAGTAGAAGATACTTTTGAAAAGATGACAATGGAAGCCAATTGGGATATATAATTGTGGCCCTGCTAGGGCTAGCCTTAGCCCAAAGCCATAAACCCTAAACCGGACCGACAACGGACAGCGAAAGCCACCCTTTTTGCTGCCATAAAGCTAAAATTACCTCTTACTCGTGAGGAGCAGGAATGGGGCCTGTGATCCCATATGAGAGCCCCTGGAGTTTTGGACGGTGCCCTTGAAGTTGAAGGGCCACCCCTACAGCCACAAGGCACAGAAAGAAACATAAGATATCATAGACTGTCACAGAACATGATGGCAAGAGCCAAGACCAGCTTTCACATGCCCCCACACTCCTGGTTGGAATGATGTGGATGCCCTAGTTCTAGTTGTATGTACACTCACATTGAACACAATTGTGGTCTCTTTGAGTGTGCTTCGAACCGACACCGACAGGGACTAGACCTTGCGATCTTTGGTAATAATATTGGGGCTCAAATTGGGTAACCGGGGGAGCCATATCATTTACTTGTTTTCTGAAATGAACAATGTTCCTACTAGCGAGAGATTCCTTGTAGGCGCCTTGTCCTTGTTAGGGTAAATTTTATGTTAGGTTTTAAGTATTAAAGTTACCACTCAAACTATAGTCTAATGTATTCAACTCAGTTTGAAAGTACTAGGTTATAGATTATGCTCTCGTGAATGGCCAGATTGAAGCAATCAACCATATATATCCTTATATATCACAGCTTAGGTTTCAAATAATGATTCTGCACACTATAACAATCAATCATATTAATAAATGAAATTAAAGTTTAGAAGGGACACGACGTCTTGCACAAAGCGGGACGGTGAAGCTATCGAAGGAAAGTACGCCACGCTTACTAAATGCTTGCATATCTTTGGCTATATTGGGTTCCTGAGACACGGCAAGTGGGTTTGGGACCTATgttttgtgtgttgtgtgtACGGCCCAGAAGCACTTAGCCAGAGCCAGCAGACGGGCACTTATCTCGTGCCATGTGGACCTCACATGTTGTGATGAGGCAAACTTATGCTGTTGAAAGGTTTGTACTGCAGTTAACTGCTCCCTTCCCTTGTGTTCTTAAGACAAGACACAAACACATGATTGGAAATTTGGGACAAACACATAACACAGACATGATAAGGCTACTTGGCTTCCCCTCCTTGTTCTCGCAGACAGATCAGAAAAGCACGTACCATATGCGCTTGTTATTGCAACAAGGGCAGGGTTTGTGCTAGAAAGACAACGTCAATATCGTCGAAAAACATTAACATTTGAGCAACACAAGCTGCAGCCTTGTTGCGAGACTGTAATTGAAGTGATTAAGAGCGTTTAAGCATGCACCTGAGGTTCTTCGTTGGTTCAATAGTATTTACACCTGCACCAGAGGACGGTGTTTGAACTCCTCTCGTCCAATCCGGTTCGTATCAAAAGATTGTAGCCTTGTTCGACTCAACAGAAACTCTCAGTTCCCTCAATTTCAGTTCAGATTTGTGGTAGCGTCTCGTAAATTCGCAACCCTAAACGAGTGCAAGATTTTGCTTTGCTCCGAAGCGAAAAGCCTATGGAATTATGATCTAAAATGGTTTTGTGCATGCCTTTCATCTAGAACCAAGAACAGGGAACTAATCAATCTATAGAAGTTCGGAAACAATCGAGTTCCGAAAATACACTATTGGCCTTAGGCAACGCAAATTCAAGGAGAAATTTACTGGAGAACGAACATCCATACGATTAACTAACAGCACAACCAATGATAAACAAGAGCTAATAGTTTGCTGTAGCTGAATCTGACTAAAAGAGGCCCTGTGTTCTAAGTTCTAACACATGACACTTTGAAAATCAAATCCCAGCAGAACGAATGAAAGCCATGTCCTAGAAGAAATATGCCACGGTCTATTGAAATGCGTCATCTCCCCGTCTATTCGAATGCCTCGTCATCGTCATCAGGAAGAGGCTGGGCAGCTGCTGCCGCAAGCTCAGCTTCATGCCTGCATGAAGCAACAATGACCGAGATGAGACAATTTTCATCTTCATGCTGAATCCACGATGTTTGCATTGAAAAGTTACTGATTTCAATGTTAACATCAAAGAAGATTCAAGTTTATTAACATAGAGAAAATACTTACTGTTGTTGGGCAGCCATGTCAAATTGCACTTCTGGAGGAGCAAGGGCCGGAGACTCGACGAAATGAAGATTTGCGTCACTGAAGTAACAGCAGCAGCATTAATCTCAATTACTATTATCGATACGCTATAGCAACCAAATAAAAATGAGAATCTTTGTAATTACCCTGCAAGCTTCCTCGCCAAGTAGAGGAAGGGTTTCTCAAAGTTGTAGTTGCTCTTGGCTGATATCTCATAGTACTGCAGATTCTTCTTTCTGTGGAAGGTAACCTGCTTGGCTTTAACCTGCCTGTTCTTCACATCAACCTTGTTGCCACAGAGAACAATAGGGATGTTCTCGCACACACTGAAATCGTAACGTGAGGAGTCAAATAAACCGAACCACCACCAACTaatgtaaaaataaaacaataaagaaACATTAGACTTGACACAACATTAATTTAGTTAACTCACCGGCAGAGATCACGGTGCCATGTAGGAACATTCTTGTATGTCAACCTAGCAGTAACGTCAAACATGATGATGGCACACTGCCCATGAATGCTGCATATTTCAACGGAAAATTTTAGGTGAGACCATCAACTAAGCAGCACAATGAACGGGCAAATAACTTAGATAGGTAATCACGTATAAAAGAAGTTATAAGATACTGTAAAATGCTTTGGGAGCCATTAAATATACACAAAATCAGTAATGCATCACATGATTTTTTATGTGGATATGAAATATCAAGAACAAAAGCAACAGGAAAATTTTCACTTACTAGTAACCATCTCGAAGACCGCCAAACTTCTCTTGCCCAGCAGTGTCCCAGCAGTAAAAGCGGATCTTTCCACAATTTGTGAAGAAGTCCAGTGGATGAACCTCCACACCAATGGTGGCTGTTTGCAAAGAAAAGTAACAGAAAATGAATGTTAAGTATAAGCGAACATATCAAGGTCAAACTAATTATAACAACAAACTAACAACACGGCGCAATGGAGAGAAATGCCAGAAAAGTCTCTTACGCTCATATTTCTTCTCGAATTCACCAGTGAGATGCCTCTTCACGAAAGTGGTTTTTCCTGCACAACTCATCACCATTCAGTTCAAATCCAAATCGCCACACAACATTATAACTTGGAGAACAGTTAAAATTGTTTCTTCTTTCCTAGGCATTGTCTCTCCAAATTAACCGGTGTTTAGCTTCGAATTTCTCTGCTCTTATCACTGGTTTTatcaaaagaaaattccagGAAAATAATCTCATTTACAGACAAATAAATGTAAAATCATTTCCCTCTAAGAAGATTGTTTATTTCCATCAATATCAATTTAATTCGATGGTATCAAATATCAAACCAAATATTGTGCCTTTTCAATTTACTAAATATTTGTAAATATCCGAACAATTAAATCAAATTCTTCTTAGGGAGGGAGTGTGTTATAATTGTGccaacaaaaccctaaacccaaaatcttatcaaaaccctaattttaaaATTGCAATAATCTGCCAACACAGTCGATGAAAACATCAACTCAGAGCATAAGAAACAGAACAAGGAAACGGAAAATTACCAGTGCCTCCATCGCCGACGATGACTAGCTTGAAGCTCGGATAATCAACAGTCTGTTGGTTCGGCAAAGCCTACGGGAACAAATTCAAATTCGAACCAAATCATCGATCACCAGCTTAAACCCTAAGCCCTAAAAaagcagaaaaagaagagagagagagagagagagagagagagagagagagagagagttaccaTTGGGGCTTCGAGGCGGCGAGTGgcgatagagagagagaatctaAGAGTCGCAGCCGAGTGAGAGAGACAGACGGAGACGAAGGTGGCGATTTGAGTATGGAGGTGGGCAGGGAGCCTACTTTTATATGGCTTGGCTGACTCTGCGGCTGGCTTTAGATTCACGCTTTCATCTCGGCCTTTGGATCTCTTTGCTTCTGTTTTCCTCAATGTAAGTTCTAGAAGAaaccatttttcaaaaatttatGGGTCCCACAACTGTAGGTCCGGACACCTGGCCCTTTCCATTTTGAACAACTGTATCCATCGTGGAGAATTGGGGACCAACTACAACATCTATTTTTTAAAACACGTGTTTTAATTTAGAAACATTTTTAGTATGCATCGGTATATATGATACTTCGTGAacaattttgaatcattgatcgCGCATTTAGATGGCGCATGACATACCCCTGACCAAAATAAAACTTTTGCAACTTTACCCGTTTTAGCATAATTTGGATTCCTTTAGTTGACTAAGTCAGCGCGCTTAATttttagatttgaattttttctctAAATTAAGGCAGTTTAGAGTTttgtatttttcaaaaaaattaaaatggctCTGATATCCTAAAAATTAATTATCCACAGTTTTGAATTTGAGAATTCAATATAACTAGCCTCTTGCCACACGCATACGCGTGTGGCAATtaacatttttatatattttttatttaaataattaatttacatatttttttttaaaaaaaaaaataaaaaaaaaaagaagaaatgaattaaaaatgtgaaaccacccactaatgtgggaggttttgttttgtttttttttctataattttaaatattaaattcattcaaaataaaaatatggttaaatactttagcttcttttggttcaattgtaatttatgaaattcttaaaggtcaatttatggtattttgaatgtttcaccatTTTAGGGTGCTCActttatgtatatagatatagatacaaaaattttgaattaatttttttcaagaatgaaattaaaattgtaaaTCTTGTTTTACCAGCTATCTAATAATTACCATTATTTTATCCGTCTTACATGTGAGTTTGAATTACCCTACCTTGTACAAtatgggtgcgtttggtacgtgggacgggacgggacgagacggaacgggacgaggcgttccgtcccgcgtttggtgtgccaaaaatgggtggaacgggctgttccacgggacagattttgggtgtttttgcgtcccacctccCCCTTTGGAAcaggtttgttccacgtctgtggaacacaatgttttaccattttaagacaaatataccccatgtctttttcaaaaattacaccttcgttccgtcccgtcccgtctgcgtaccaaacg
This is a stretch of genomic DNA from Malus domestica chromosome 02, GDT2T_hap1. It encodes these proteins:
- the LOC103448409 gene encoding GTP-binding nuclear protein Ran-3; this translates as MALPNQQTVDYPSFKLVIVGDGGTGKTTFVKRHLTGEFEKKYEPTIGVEVHPLDFFTNCGKIRFYCWDTAGQEKFGGLRDGYYIHGQCAIIMFDVTARLTYKNVPTWHRDLCRVCENIPIVLCGNKVDVKNRQVKAKQVTFHRKKNLQYYEISAKSNYNFEKPFLYLARKLAGDANLHFVESPALAPPEVQFDMAAQQQHEAELAAAAAQPLPDDDDEAFE